The Drosophila innubila isolate TH190305 chromosome 3R unlocalized genomic scaffold, UK_Dinn_1.0 2_E_3R, whole genome shotgun sequence genome has a segment encoding these proteins:
- the LOC117791322 gene encoding ras-related C3 botulinum toxin substrate 1 yields MSTGRPIKCVVVGDGTVGKTCMLISYTTDSFPGEYVPTVFDNYSAPMQVDTIQVSLGLWDTAGQEDYDRLRPLSYPQTDVFLICYSVASPSSFENVTSKWYPEIKHHCPDAPIILVGTKIDLRDDRETLSGLAEQGLTPLKREQGQKLANKIRAVKYMECSALTQRGLKQVFEEAVRAVLRPEPLKRRQRKCLVM; encoded by the exons ATGTCAACCGGAAGGCCCATAAAATGTGTCGTCGTTGGTGACGGTACTGTCGGAAAGACTTGCATGCTAATCTCCTACACAACAGATAGTTTTCCCGGTGAATATGTGCCTACAGT TTTCGATAACTACTCCGCACCCATGCAAGTGGACACAATACAAGTGTCGCTGGGGTTGTGGGACACAGCCGGACAAGAGGACTATGATCGCTTAAGGCCGCTCTCCTACCCACAGACAGATGTTTTCCTGATATGCTACAGTGTTGCGAGTCCCTCTTCGTTTGAAAATGTCACATCTAAATGGTATCCAGAGATAAAACATCATTGCCCAGACGCACCTATTATACTAGTTG GCACCAAAATCGATTTGCGTGACGATCGCGAGACATTGAGCGGATTGGCCGAACAGGGTTTGACGCCGCTTAAGCGTGAGCAAGGTCAAAAGCTGGCAAATAAAATACGCGCTGTGAAATACATGGAGTGCTCCGCCTTGACGCAGCGCGGCCTAAAGCAA GTGTTCGAGGAAGCGGTACGCGCTGTGCTGAGGCCAGAGCCATTAAAGCGACGCCAGCGAAAGTGTTTAGTTATGTAA
- the LOC117791321 gene encoding probable enoyl-CoA hydratase, translated as MLVEMHKLFVGTCFGSGKKLFYGLYRSHLRIRKRDLCLSTTKYAESEETDATPTPAPTILVEKDANITLIGINREQQRNSIDGETAEKLTEAINQFEADDTSPVGVLYGVGGNFCAGYDVQELEAEAQRGSLNFLLRHEGSVGPTRRHLRKPIVCGISGFCVAGGFELALLCDLRVMEDTAVMGFFNRRLGVPMSDGGAVRLAAAVGYSNAVDIIETGRRVYAQEALRIGLVNRVVATGTALGQAVNLAFSIAKFPMASLMHDRNAVLDNANFYNRHGFNAAIHNEIMNVSSAMVTEMQDGVKRFKISEIKGPKTDAWQIKQKSIPDWEKAEIEIEQNKKKT; from the exons ATGCTGGTTGAAATgcataaattgtttgttggGACTTGTTTTGGCTCGGgtaaaaagttgttttatGGTTTATATCGATCACATTTACGGATAAGGAAAAGAGATTTATGCCTGAGTACTACAAAATATGCCGAAAGCGAAGAAACGGATGCAACACCAACGCCAGCACCAACAATACTGGTCGAAAAAGATGCAAACATAACGTTGATTGGAATCAACAGAGAACAGCAGCGAAATTCGATTGATGGGGAAACCGCAGAGAAGCTCACCGAGGCCATCAATCAATTTGAGGCAGATGACACCTCTCCAGTGGGCGTGCTGTACGGTGTGGGCGGAAACTTCTGTGCCGGCTATGATGTACAAGAACTGGAGGCAGAGGCGCAGCGCGGCAGTCTTAACTTTCTTCTGCGTCACGAGGGATCGGTGGGTCCCACAAGAAGACACCTACGCAAACCCATCGTGTGTGGCATCAGTGGCTTCTGTGTGGCCGGTGGCTTCGAACTGGCTCTACTCTGTGACTTGCGAGTCATGGAAGATACTGCTGTAATGGGCTTCTTCAATCGCCGCTTGGGAGTGCCAATGAGCGATGGTGGCGCCGTACGCTTAGCCGCCGCTGTGGGCTATTCAAATGCCGTGGATATCATCGAGACGGGGCGACGGGTCTATGCACAGGAGGCTTTGCGTATCGGACTGGTTAATCGCGTTGTGGCCACAGGTACTGCATTGGGCCAAGCGGTTAACTTGGCCTTTTCCATTGCCAAGTTTCCCATGGCATCTCTGATGCACGATCGCAATGCCGTTTTGGATAATGCAAATTTCTATAACCGACACGGCTTCAATGCCGCCATACATAACGAAATCATGAACGTGTCGTCAGCGATGGTGACAGAAATGCAGGACGGCGTAAAACGTTTCAAGATTT CTGAAATAAAGGGCCCTAAGACGgatgcatggcaaatcaagcAAAAGTCCATACCAGATTGGGAGAaagctgaaattgaaatagagcaaaacaagaaaaagacATAA
- the LOC117791318 gene encoding tubby-related protein 4, giving the protein MHLHFERNINTKCDCTILSLSWMGKVPDDIPEDEGWKLNRTNYYQEGWLATGNIRGIVGVTFTTSHCRKNMDYPLRTNYNLRGHRSDVILVKWNEPYQKLASCDSSGIIFVWIKYEGRWSIELINDRNTPVTHFSWSHDGRMALICYQDGFVLVGSVAGQRYWSSMLNLESTITCGIWTPDDQQVYFGTTQGQVIVMDVHGAMVSQVQLSNDVPITSMAWSCEKFKMEEGEEAEPGVTNAAKRSFVLAVSFQNGYIYLLKSFDDVSPAHINTCLNGALGMVMEWSNSRELLAVAGTLRTGHGMSMDGKLEDLATPSCYNNLVKFYTETGTCLYQAHIPCSNATVSAITWGHNDKRLFIATGTQVHIAWVSRRVASLQLLCRLQIQASVGSEMLLPLLPLPSRIKSLIGNLFAQTIRCCVPDLKSLREFVSRPPLCSTRLHCTMIRHDDDSNLSSGTCYTLYLEYLGGLVPLLKGKRTSKIRPEFVIFDPQVNDNSLYFQYAAEAKSSSGSSQSTTTGNSGRTDSSDSDFEERSRFGSPRTPRKRRVRAKRRNQNGDRAASGSGGNDPDSLDELAYMDTLPEEVKLVEVTSNIWGTKFKIHGLAKTVPANLGQVTYKTSLLHLQPRQMTLVITELRDDFPPGPDPSFNPNLFSEDEEEHHNYNHNHNHIHNQDAVPHVSVTSAAQVETVAALKPPIMPQRRLNDGATAPPIAPMSPRPNRILARHRNSHSLTVNGGPSVGLSPLARAESYDDDSSNESQEAVATANGSTSTTVLLHQAPSSCSTAGAVPGSGPGPGPSPSCSKNITRPKTITNFKNSYSRSSSNSSCQSRHAISPLYCDGSVPTLQSPKNAVAPSDIIFERPAVPAAGQTTLMSYSSNADYANNVVQVKNALMSEPVRSANSHVNPVPLNLNLNLERMDARTVKCAAPASSTTKRRDMLYIDEETQSPTPTTSTTNTTNTTNTTNSNCMKRTPTVVSIAPALPDSITRSCSVGYLDSVAITPSDEALSALRKDAPNKRLILVDKRRNRNRKRQQQTDARRHKLQQTGKSKSLDSCDLLSLQTKLSSKEHEQVVRKLQEISDSSACSSAANTLCFKCRNNMNPASACKRCQPVTSAALDEITAASAAGVIAEPVKEASVPTTAAVPSKPTPKKRFDVITSFTDSPLFTRKHRFGYGRSKDLAAGSNTENSTPLLPRKQENSFSFVKQLSEVRWRRKEPSQSQNHLPGASNASTLERQHSETGNVACGTVEATPVEAKASVSLHTQALTTLENIISRLRDLDEGRLTPPSTPQRLPRSSPASPAASKKNKRQQSNSPIRHILNSPLLNRRQRKKPSIIESSDDEGNQTNGSGEEMGSNGNGSGNGKQYRDLETFQKAQLRQKLKRGKIEPNGSASCANPAPVRREFVMHNKAPMWNEMSQVYQLDFGGRVTQESAKNFQIEFRGKQVMQFGRIDGNAYTLDFQYPFSALQAFAVALANVTQRLK; this is encoded by the exons GATGAGGGCTGGAAGCTAAATCGCACGAACTACTATCAGGAGGGATGGCTGGCCACGGGCAACATCCGCGGCATTGTGGGCGTCACATTTACCACCTCGCACTGCCGCAAGAACATGGACTATCCACTGCGCACCAACTACAATCTGCGTGGTCATCGTTCTGAT GTAATTTTGGTCAAATGGAATGAACCGTATCAAAAGCTCGCCTCCTGTGACAGTTCTGGCATCATCTTTGTTTGGATCAAATACGAGGGACGATGGTCCATTGAACTGATCAACGATCGCAACACGCCGGTGACACATTTCTCCTGGTCACACGATGGTCGCATGGCGCTTATCTGTTATCAGGATGGCTTTGTGCTTGTTGGCTCCGTGGCTGGACAACGTTACTGGTCGTCCATGCTGAATTTGGAGTCGACCATCACGTGCGGCATTTGGACACCAGATGATCAGCAGGTTTACTTTGGCACCACCCAAGGACAGGTGATTGTGATGGACGTGCATGGTGCGATGGTGTCACAGGTGCAGCTATCCAATGATGTGCCCATTACTTCCATGGCCTGGTCTTGCGAGAAGTTCAAAATGGAGGAGGGCGAGGAGGCAGAGCCTGGTGTAACCAATGCTG CCAAGCGCTCCTTTGTGTTGGCGGTTAGCTTCCAGAATGGATATATCTATTTGCTTAAGTCGTTTGACGACGTTTCACCCGCACATATCAATACCTGCCTTAATGGCGCCCTCGGCATGGTCATGGAGTGGAGCAACTCCCGCGAGCTGCTCGCCGTAGCCGGAACGCTGCGAACTGGCCATGGCATGAGCATGGATGGCAAGCTAGAGGATCTGGCCACGCCCAGCTGCTATAACAATCTGGTCAAGTTTTATACTGAAACGGGGACGTGTCTATATCAGGCTCACATACCCTGCAGCAATGCCACAGTTTCGGCCATCACCTGGGGCCACAACGACAAGAGGTTGTTCATTGCCACTGGGACTCAGGTGCACATTGCCTGGGTATCACGTCGCGTTGCTTCGCTGCAGTTGCTCTGTCGACTGCAAATCCAGGCGAGCGTTGGTTCCGAGAtgctgctgccattgttgccattgccttCTAGGATTAAGTCGCTCATTGGCAATCTCTTTGCTCAAACTATACGG TGCTGTGTACCTGATCTGAAGTCACTGCGCGAGTTTGTCTCGCGTCCTCCATTGTGCTCGACACGACTGCACTGCACTATGATACGGCACGATGATGACTCCAATCTCAGTTCGGGAACATGCTACACGCTCTACTTGGAGTATCTGGGCGGTCTGGTACCGCTGCTCAAGGGAAAGCGCACCTCTAAGATTCGCCCCGAATTCGTCATATTTGATCCACAAGTAAATG ATAACTCGCTGTATTTCCAATACGCTGCCGAGGCGAAGAGCTCATCGGGCTCCAGCCAATCGACAACGACGGGCAACAGCGGACGCACTGACTCCTCCGACAGCGACTTTGAGGAGCGCTCTCGCTTCGGCTCGCCGAGGACACCTCGGAAGCGTCGGGTGCGGGCAAAGCGGCGCAATCAGAACGGAGATCGTGCTGCCAGTGGGAGTGGGGGCAACGATCCCGACAGCCTCGATGAGCTGGCCTATATGGATACGCTGCCCGAG GAAGTTAAGCTGGTGGAGGTGACTTCCAACATTTGGGGGACGAAATTTAAAATCCATGGACTTGCCAAAACCGTCCCAGCCAATTTAGGCCAAGTAACTTATAAGACGTCCCTACTGCATTTGCAGCCACGTCAAATGACGCTGGTGATCACCGAGCTGCGCGACGATTTTCCACCTGGTCCCGATCCCAGCTTCAATCCGAATCTCTTCTCTGAGGACGAGGAGGAGCACCACAATTACAATCATAATCACAATCACATCCACAATCAGGATGCAGTGCCTCATGTGAGCGTAACGAGTGCTGCCCAGGTGGAAACGGTGGCTGCATTGAAGCCACCCATCATGCCACAGCGTCGACTAAACGACGGCGCCACTGCACCACCCATTGCTCCAATGTCGCCACGTCCAAATCGCATATTAGCGCGGCACCGGAACTCCCACTCTCTAACGGTAAACGGAGGACCCTCAGTGGGTCTCAGTCCATTGGCACGTGCCGAGAGCTACGACGATGACTCCTCCAACGAATCTCAGGAGGCGGTGGCCACCGCCAACGGCAGCACGTCCACAACGGTGCTCCTGCATCAAGCGCCCTCCAGTTGCTCCACAGCAGGAGCAGTCCCAGGTTCAGGTCCAGGTCCAGGTCCCAGTCCCAGCTGCAGTAAAAACATTACGCGACCCAAGACAATTACCAACTTCAAGAATAGCTACAGCCGCTCCAGCTCCAATTCCAGCTGCCAGTCGCGACATGCCATCTCTCCGCTTTACTGTGATGGCTCCGTGCCCACGTTGCAGTCACCCAAGAATGCAGTGGCGCCATCGGACATAATATTCGAGCGACCTGCGGTGCCAGCTGCTGGACAAACCACACTGATGTCCTACTCCAGCAATGCCGACTATGCCAACAATGTGGTGCAGGTGAAGAATGCGCTCATGTCGGAACCCGTCAGATCGGCGAACAGTCATGTGAACCCTGTGCCGTTGAATCTCAATTTGAATCTGGAGCGCATGGATGCGAGGACAGTGAAGTGTGCGGCACCCGCAAGTTCCACAACGAAGCGCCGCGACATGCTCTACATCGATGAGGAGACGCAATCCCCGACAcccaccaccagcaccaccaacaccaccaacaccaccaacaccaccaacagTAACTGTATGAAGCGCACACCAACTGTGGTTTCCATAGCGCCAGCGTTGCCTGATTCCATAACCCGCAGCTGCAGCGTTGGCTACCTGGACTCGGTGGCCATAACACCTTCGGATGAGGCATTGTCCGCCCTCCGCAAGGATGCGCCTAACAAGCGTCTCATTTTGGTGGACAAGCGTCGCAATCGCAATCGaaagcggcagcagcagacgGATGCGAGACGCCACAAGTTGCAGCAGACGGGCAAGTCAAAGAGCCTGGACTCCTGTGATCTGTTGTCGCTGCAAACGAAGCTGTCCAGCAAGGAGCACGAGCAGGTGGTGCGTAAGCTCCAGGAGATCTCCGACAGCAGCGCCTGCAGCAGTGCAGCCAACACGCTGTGCTTCAAGTGCCGCAACAATATGAATCCTGCCAGCGCCTGCAAACGCTGTCAGCCCGTAACCAGCGCGGCTCTGGACGAGATCACAGCCGCATCTGCAGCCGGCGTTATTGCTGAACCCGTCAAGGAGGCAAGTGTTCCCACAACAGCCGCGGTGCCCAGCAAACCGACGCCTAAGAAACGCTTCGACGTCATCACCAGCTTTACGGACAGTCCGCTCTTCACGCGGAAACATCGCTTTGGCTATGGACGCAGTAAGGATCTGGCAGCTGGCAGCAACACGGAGAATTCCACGCCGTTGCTGCCACGCAAACAGGAGAACAGCTTTAGCTTCGTCAAGCAGCTGTCGGAGGTGCGTTGGAGACGTAAGGAACCCTCGCAAAGCCAGAATCATCTTCCGGGAGCGAGCAATGCCAGCACTTTGGAGCGACAGCATTCGGAGACGGGTAACGTTGCCTGCGGCACTGTGGAAGCCACGCCCGTGGAGGCCAAGGCGTCGGTGTCACTGCACACTCAG GCACTTACCACGCTGGAGAACATCATCAGCCGTTTGCGAGACCTGGACGAGGGTCGTTTAACGCCGCCATCGACGCCACAGCGTTTACCACGCAGCTCGCCAGCCTCTCCAGCTGCTAGCAAGAAGAACAAGCGACAACAGAGTAACTCGCCCATTAGACATATACTCAACTCGCCGCTGTTGAACCGTCGGCAACGTAAGAAACCCAGCATCATTGAAAGTTCCGACGATGAGGGCAATCAGACGAATGGATCCGGCGAAGAAATGGGCAGCAATGGCAATGGGAGTGGCAATGGCAAGCAGTATCGCGATCTGGAAACATTCCAAAAGGCGCAACTGCGTCAGAag CTTAAACGCGGCAAGATCGAACCGAATGGAAGCGCCAGTTGCGCCAATCCTGCGCCAGTTCGTCGGGAGTTTGTGATGCACAACAAGGCGCCCATGTGGAACGAGATGAGCCAAGTGTATCAGCTGGACTTTGGCGGACGTGTCACCCAAGAGTCAGCCAAGaactttcaaattgaatttcgtGGCAAGCAG GTTATGCAGTTTGGACGCATTGATGGCAATGCTTATACCCTGGATTTCCAGTATCCCTTCTCAGCGCTGCAGGCCTTTGCCGTGGCGCTGGCCAATGTTACTCAGCGTCTAAAATAA
- the LOC117791319 gene encoding uncharacterized protein LOC117791319 yields the protein MNSAFVLLFLITGQLLLTSNGVLGSCSFGAGMRIEGDQLLLKDVQHSRPADTTESANVVFKYNIEEPITYIEIASEENISAEVQFSYSDTLIVGKVRLVYTFENESSTIDDDESGENFPDEFDVIIRIFGYNDTMLNLNPALLLNRGTQYVGQMIPYYNLEKLIKETTEGYDEFINSTDYEVKDKTIEIGERQAGDDLIYETYQTSPDTTKMPSNHTLVFYYIDSTYITYVKFVIFDHFSDKVSTAENYKAPVAEYSHYSPGSLKATITDFNITSMFAQMFIYGYRGRDSVPPDYKPFLPPPHYHRMSNNDVTTSSLIHDIQLSLLRGGLSTQSPDDYDDADDADEDDMVEHSIRPEDMVPDHVPEARSIPNAALVQQGSTGQRLYAMLGLMLFAVA from the exons ATGAATTcggcatttgttttgttgtttttaatcaCTGGGCAATTACTACTGACCAGCAATGGAGTTTTGGGCAGTTGCTCTTTTGGTGCTGGAATGCGCATCGAAGGGGATCAGTTGTTGCTGAAGGATGTGCAGCATTCGCGTCCTGCCGACACCACTGAATCGGCGAATgttgttttcaaatataatatagaaGAACCGATAACCTACATTGAAATTGCATCGGAGGAA AATATTTCAGCCGAAGTGCAATTCAGCTATTCTGATACTTTGATCGTAGGCAAGGTTCGCCTTGTTTATACATTTGAGAATGAGTCTTCCACCATTGACGATGATGAGAGCGGTGAGAATTTCCCAGATGAATTCGATGTGATTATCAGAATCTTTGGCTACAATGACACAATGTTGAATTTGAACCCGGCGCTACTGCTCAATCGCGGTACACAGTATGTTGGTCAAATGATACCCTACTATAACTTGGAGAAACTGATAAAGGAGACTACTGAGGGCTACGATGAGTTCATCAATAGCACGGACTATGAAGTTAAAGACAAGACCATTGAAATTGGAGAACGACAAGCGG gtgatgatttaatttatgaaacgTATCAGACATCGCCGGATACAACCAAGATGCCGTCTAATCACACACTCGTCTTCTACTACATTGACAGCACTTACATAACCTATGTCAAGTTCGTCATCTTTGAT CATTTTTCGGATAAGGTGAGCACTGCTGAAAACTACAAAGCGCCTGTGGCCGAGTACTCTCATTACTCGCCCGGTAGCTTGAAGGCCACCATAACGGACTTCAATATCACATCCATGTTTGCGCAAATGTTTATCTACGGTTACCGTGGTCGCGATTCCGTTCCTCCGGACTACAAACCGTTCCTACCGCCACCGCATTATCATCGAATGTCGAACAATGATGTGACCACTTCGTCATTGATACATGACATACAACTGTCACTACTCAGGGGTGGTCTGTCAACACAATCCCctgatgattatgatgatgctgatgatgctgatgaagaCGATATGGTGGAGCATAGTATACGACCCGAGGATATGGTGCCTGATCATGTACCAGAGGCCAGGAGTATACCAAATGCTGCACTTGTCCAACAGGGATCGACGGGGCAGCGACTGTATGCCATGCTGGGGCTGATGCTATTTGCTGTTGCATAA